One Doryrhamphus excisus isolate RoL2022-K1 chromosome 17, RoL_Dexc_1.0, whole genome shotgun sequence genomic region harbors:
- the LOC131105070 gene encoding growth factor receptor-bound protein 10-like isoform X4, with the protein MCVCEWSDGLPPEMPSCSPDCCLLQAVEIVKIFTEDGMCKVVEIPADMTARDLCQLLIYKSHCVDDNSWSLVEHHPLLGLERCLEDHELVVQVQASMSSDSKFLFRKNYAKYEFFRTPLTFFPEHMVAWCQETNRPIPPSQLLQNFLATSSCPEIQGYLYVKEVGRKSWKKVYVFLRRSGLYCSTKGTSKEPRHLHLLADLEDSHIFTVITGKKQHGAPTDFEFCIKPNKCRGELKDLRILCAEDEQGRTCWMTAFRLFKYGIILYQNYKIPQQRKTLLSHFSAPVRSVSENSLVAMDFSGTIGRVIDNPVEAQSAAMEEGHAWRKRNHRMNILGSHSPLHHSSLNSVIHIAQLWFHGRITREESHRIIHQQGQVDGLFLLRVSQSNPKAFVLTLCHHQKIKHFQILPCEEDGQVFFSLDDGATKFTDLIQLVEFYQLNRGVLPCKLKHPCTIVAL; encoded by the exons atgtgtgtgtgtgagtggtcGGACGGCCTCCCTCCAGAAATGCCTTCGTGTTCCCCGGATTGCTGCCTATTGCAGGCCGTGGAG ATTGTTAAAATCTTTACCGAAGACGGCATGTGCAAAGTGGTGGAGATCCCAGCCGACATGACAGCCAGGGACCTTTGCCAGCTCCTGATATATAAAAGCCATTGTGTGGACGACAACAGTTGGTCACTTGTTGAGCACCACCCGCTGCTGGGGCTAG AACGCTGTCTGGAGGACCATGAGTTGGTGGTTCAGGTCCAGGCTTCCATGAGCAGCGACAGTAAATTCCTCTTTAGGAAGAACTATGCCAAATATGAATTCTTCAGAACTCCTCTG ACATTTTTCCCAGAGCACATGGTTGCATGGTGCCAGGAAACCAATCGCCCGATCCCACCATCGCAGCTCCTGCAG AACTTTCTAGCGACCAGCAGTTGTCCCGAGATCCAGGGTTATCTGTACGTGAAGGAGGTGGGCCGAAAGTCGTGGAAGAAAGTATACGTGTTCCTGCGGCGCTCAGGACTCTACTGTTCTACAAAAGGAACCTCAAAG GAGCCCAGACATCTCCATTTACTAGCAGACCTTGAAGACAGTCACATCTTCACTGTCATCACGGGCAAAAAGCAGCACGGCGCTCCCACAGACTTCGAGTTCTGTATCAAG CCCAATAAATGCCGAGGGGAGTTAAAGGATTTACGGATCCTGTGCGCTGAAGATGAACAAGGCAGAACGTGTTGGATGACGGCTTTTAGATTGTTTAAG TACGGGATTATATTGTACCAGAACTACAAGATTCCCCAGCAAAGAAAAACCCTGCTTTCACACTTCTCAGCACCCGTG CGAAGTGTGTCTGAGAACTCCCTTGTGGCAATGGATTTTTCGGGAACAATAGGCCGGGTAATCGACAATCCTGTGGAAGCTCAGAGCGCCGCCATGGAGGAAGGACACGCGTGGAGG AAGAGGAATCATCGAATGAACATCTTAGGCTCCCACAGTCCACTGCATCACTCCTCGCTCAACTCAG TCATCCACATAGCCCAGCTGTGGTTCCACGGCAGAATCACCAGAGAGGAATCCCATCGCATCATCCACCAACAGGGACAAGTGGACGG TCTGTTTCTGCTCCGGGTCAGCCAGAGTAACCCCAAGGCTTTCGTGCTTACATTGTGCCATCACcagaaaattaaacatttccaGATTCTACCG TGTGAGGAGGACGGCCAAGTCTTCTTCAGCCTTGATGACGGTGCCACCAAATTCACCGACCTGATCCAGTTGGTGGAGTTCTATCAGCTCAACAGAGGAGTTCTGCCTTGTAAACTCAAACACCCGTGCACCATCGTGGCCTTATGA